From a region of the Catharus ustulatus isolate bCatUst1 chromosome 11, bCatUst1.pri.v2, whole genome shotgun sequence genome:
- the ZNF507 gene encoding zinc finger protein 507 isoform X2 — MEEGSSIAVLMPNIGEQEAVLISETVIGPTLQSSEDQRKCKTDPLIHVIQKLSKIVESEKSQRCLLIGKKRSHADASAQSLDAEELCEIPAKAIELSVIATKKTEELQADYFMTECLPQSKKKVTCYQCGLCTFLSPSLLTLQEHIKQHGQKNEVILMCSECYFASKSQEELESHFQNHHENAGKNSIQTKVQQCVNVTSSFLQGPVEGSVKSGTDQTGNLECKDTTQSAPVPEMGKRKWYTYEQYGMYRCLICRYTCGQQRMLKTHAWKHAGEVDCSYPIFEEENETTSLSETVVTHTPHSLDTVVLSLENQLDIHSEPSVQLQICNSEQLSCKSPIGANVKEEEILSDSVVHSPTTEVVEETVSDTEPDNLITDSLLSSAQKIISCSPNKKGHINVIVERLPGAEESVLQKPFLMNTDIETEKKLISEESSVTCEEPDEVYHSDAIQEVIIEWNNTEKKDSELSANKNVTADENVPPTRRRTNSESLRLHSLAAEALVTMPIRAAELTRSSLRALTGEDAVDAGAGQGTDGPCMAHSKVVSSLKDPSEEFSGLNQSECAIVEIKKERPELSAAPIKMGISMSLLTVIEKLKERTDQNASDDDILKELQDNAQCQNTSDTAVAGSNLVEFMPSAERPYRCRLCHYSSGNKGYIKQHLRVHRQRQPYQCPICEHVAGDSKGLESHMINHCKARMYQCKQCQESFHYKSQLRNHEREQHSLPDLFSTATANKLTVSNEADDREGGKSSVQKLFRCDVCDYTSTTYVGVRNHRRIHNSDKPYRCSLCGYVCSHPPSLKSHMWKHASDQNYNYEQVNKAINDAISQSSRLQGQLTDKTLLEGTDESTVPILGSSDNLVSFTESINQTTNEISGSDENEKPSLMNTSCSLEKNSTLPHLGTEYCVLLFCCCICGFESTNKENLLDHMKEHEGEIINIILNKDHNTAQNTN, encoded by the exons ATGGAAGAAGGAAGCAGCATTGCAGTATTGATGCCAAATAttggggagcaggaggctgtgctgaTTTCTGAAACAGTCATTGGCCCAACACTGCAGAGCAGCGAAGACCagagaaaatgtaaaactgaCCCCCTGATCCACGTGATCCAGAAGCTGAGCAAAATAGTGGAAAGTGAGAAGTCACAAAGATGCCTTTTAATAGGAAAGAAACGTTCCCATGCTGATGCTTCTGCGCAGTCCTTGGATGCAGAGGAGCTTTGTGAAATCCCGGCTAAAGCAATCGAGCTCTCAGTGATTGCTACCAAAAAGACTGAAGAGTTACAAGCAGATTATTTTATGACTGAATGTCTTcctcaaagcaaaaaaaaggtgaCGTGCTACCAGTGTGGTCTCTGCACATTTCTATCGCCTTCACTCTTAACTCTACAAGAACATATAAAACAACATGGGcagaaaaatgaagtgataTTAATGTGCTCAGAATGTTATTTTGCCTCCAAAAGCCAAGAAGAACTTGAATCCCACTTCCAAAATCACCATGAGAATGCTGGTAAAAACAGCATCCAGACAAAAGTGCAGCAGTGTGTCAATGTCACAAGTTCATTTTTGCAAGGGCCAGTGGAAGGAAGTGTCAAATCAGGGACTGATCAGACAGGAAATCTGGAATGTAAGGATACAACTCAGTCTGCTCCTGTGCCTGAAATGGGTAAGAGGAAATGGTACACCTACGAGCAGTATGGCATGTACAGGTGTTTGATTTGCAGGTACACCTGTGGTCAGCAGAGGATGTTGAAAACACATGCTTGGAAACATGCGGGGGAGGTTGATTGTTCCTACCCCATctttgaggaagaaaatgaaaccacCAGCTTGTCAGAAACAGTTGTAACTCACACACCTCATAGTCTGGATACAGTTGTCCTTTCTTTGGAAAACCAACTTGATATCCATAGTGAGCCTTCTGTTCAACTTCAGATTTGCAATTCTGAGCAACTGTCATGTAAATCACCCATAGGAGCAAATGTAAAAGAGGAAGAGATATTAAGTGACTCCGTGGTGCATTCTCCTACTACAGAGGTTGTAGAGGAGACTGTATCAGATACAGAACCCGACAATTTGATAACTGACAGCCTGCTGTcatcagcacagaaaatcaTCAGTTGTAGCCCAAATAAAAAGGGTCACATTAATGTCATAGTGGAGCGTTTGCCAGGTGCTGAAGAAAGTGTTTTACAAAAGCCATTTTTAATGAACACTGacattgaaacagaaaaaaaattgatctcAGAGGAGTCGTCTGTTACCTGTGAAGAACCTGATGAAGTTTATCATTCAGATGCAATTCAAGAAGTAATAATAGAATGGAATAACACCGAGAAGAAAGATAGTGAATTAAGTGctaataaaaatgtaacagCTGATGAAAATGTGCCTCCTACACGAAGGAGGACAAATTCAGAGTCTTTGCGACTGCACTCCTTAGCAGCAGAAGCTCTTGTTACAATGCCAATTAGAGCTGCAGAATTGACACGGTCCAGCCTCAGGGCTCTGACTGGAGAAGATGCTGTGGATGCAGGTGCAGGACAGGGCACTGATGGCCCATGCATGGCTCATTCTAAAGTGGTGTCCTCACTTAAGGATCCTTCAGAGGAGTTCAGTGGCTTAAACCAAAGTGAATGTGCAATAGTTGAGATAAAGAAAGAGAGACCAGAGTTATCAGCAGCACCAATTAAAATGGGCATCAGTATGTCACTGCTGACTGTCATTGAAAAACTGAAGGAGAGGACAGACCAGAACGCTTCTGACGATGACATCCTGAAAGAATTACAGGACAATGCCCAGTGCCAAAACACCAGTGACACAGCTGTGGCTGGGAGCAACCTGGTGGAGTTCATGCCCAGCGCCGAGCGGCCGTACCGCTGCCgcctctgccactacagcagcgGCAACAAGGGCTACATCAAGCAGCACCTGCGGGTGCACCGCCAGCGCCAGCCCTACCAGTGCCCCATCTGTGAGCACGTCGCTGGTGACAGCAAGGGCCTGGAGAGCCACATGATCAACCACTGCAAAGCTCGTATGTACCAGTGCAAGCAGTGCCAGGAGTCCTTCCACTACAAG AGCCAGCTGCGAAATCATGAAAGAGAACAACACAGTCTTCCAGATCTCTTCTCTACAGCTACAGCTAACAAACTAACAGTTTCCAATGAAGCAGATGATAGAGAAG GAGGCAAGTCTTCAGTTCAGAAGCTGTTCAGGTGTGATGTCTGTGACTACACAAGCACAACGTACGTGGGTGTCCGGAATCACCGCCGGATCCATAACTCGGATAAGCCATACAG ATGTTCTCTCTGTGGATATGTATGTAGCCATCCTCCATCCTTGAAGTCCCACATGTGGAAACATGCAAGTGACCAAAATTATAACTATGAACAAGTGAACAAGGCAATTAATGATGCAATTTCACAAAGCAGTAG gcTTCAAGGACAGCTCACTGACAAAACCTTATTAGAAGGCACAGATGAAAGTACAGTACCTATACTAGGAAGTTCAGACAACTTGGTGTCTTTTACAGAGTCAATTAACCAGACTACAAATGAAATTTCAGGTtctgatgaaaatgaaaaacctAGCTTGATGAATACCTCATGCAGTTTAGAAAAGAACTCCACTCTACCCCATCTTGGCACAGAATACTGTGttcttctcttctgctgctgcatttgtgGTTTTGAGTCCACCAACAAAGAAAATCTGCTGGATCATATGAAAGAACATGAGGGTGAAATCATAAACATCATTCTAAACAAGGACCACAACACGGCTCAGAATACAAACTAG
- the ZNF507 gene encoding zinc finger protein 507 isoform X1, whose product MEEGSSIAVLMPNIGEQEAVLISETVIGPTLQSSEDQRKCKTDPLIHVIQKLSKIVESEKSQRCLLIGKKRSHADASAQSLDAEELCEIPAKAIELSVIATKKTEELQADYFMTECLPQSKKKVTCYQCGLCTFLSPSLLTLQEHIKQHGQKNEVILMCSECYFASKSQEELESHFQNHHENAGKNSIQTKVQQCVNVTSSFLQGPVEGSVKSGTDQTGNLECKDTTQSAPVPEMGKRKWYTYEQYGMYRCLICRYTCGQQRMLKTHAWKHAGEVDCSYPIFEEENETTSLSETVVTHTPHSLDTVVLSLENQLDIHSEPSVQLQICNSEQLSCKSPIGANVKEEEILSDSVVHSPTTEVVEETVSDTEPDNLITDSLLSSAQKIISCSPNKKGHINVIVERLPGAEESVLQKPFLMNTDIETEKKLISEESSVTCEEPDEVYHSDAIQEVIIEWNNTEKKDSELSANKNVTADENVPPTRRRTNSESLRLHSLAAEALVTMPIRAAELTRSSLRALTGEDAVDAGAGQGTDGPCMAHSKVVSSLKDPSEEFSGLNQSECAIVEIKKERPELSAAPIKMGISMSLLTVIEKLKERTDQNASDDDILKELQDNAQCQNTSDTAVAGSNLVEFMPSAERPYRCRLCHYSSGNKGYIKQHLRVHRQRQPYQCPICEHVAGDSKGLESHMINHCKARMYQCKQCQESFHYKSQLRNHEREQHSLPDLFSTATANKLTVSNEADDREGGKSSVQKLFRCDVCDYTSTTYVGVRNHRRIHNSDKPYRCRVCDFATTNMNSLKCHMRRHPQQHQAVQLLEQYKCSLCGYVCSHPPSLKSHMWKHASDQNYNYEQVNKAINDAISQSSRLQGQLTDKTLLEGTDESTVPILGSSDNLVSFTESINQTTNEISGSDENEKPSLMNTSCSLEKNSTLPHLGTEYCVLLFCCCICGFESTNKENLLDHMKEHEGEIINIILNKDHNTAQNTN is encoded by the exons ATGGAAGAAGGAAGCAGCATTGCAGTATTGATGCCAAATAttggggagcaggaggctgtgctgaTTTCTGAAACAGTCATTGGCCCAACACTGCAGAGCAGCGAAGACCagagaaaatgtaaaactgaCCCCCTGATCCACGTGATCCAGAAGCTGAGCAAAATAGTGGAAAGTGAGAAGTCACAAAGATGCCTTTTAATAGGAAAGAAACGTTCCCATGCTGATGCTTCTGCGCAGTCCTTGGATGCAGAGGAGCTTTGTGAAATCCCGGCTAAAGCAATCGAGCTCTCAGTGATTGCTACCAAAAAGACTGAAGAGTTACAAGCAGATTATTTTATGACTGAATGTCTTcctcaaagcaaaaaaaaggtgaCGTGCTACCAGTGTGGTCTCTGCACATTTCTATCGCCTTCACTCTTAACTCTACAAGAACATATAAAACAACATGGGcagaaaaatgaagtgataTTAATGTGCTCAGAATGTTATTTTGCCTCCAAAAGCCAAGAAGAACTTGAATCCCACTTCCAAAATCACCATGAGAATGCTGGTAAAAACAGCATCCAGACAAAAGTGCAGCAGTGTGTCAATGTCACAAGTTCATTTTTGCAAGGGCCAGTGGAAGGAAGTGTCAAATCAGGGACTGATCAGACAGGAAATCTGGAATGTAAGGATACAACTCAGTCTGCTCCTGTGCCTGAAATGGGTAAGAGGAAATGGTACACCTACGAGCAGTATGGCATGTACAGGTGTTTGATTTGCAGGTACACCTGTGGTCAGCAGAGGATGTTGAAAACACATGCTTGGAAACATGCGGGGGAGGTTGATTGTTCCTACCCCATctttgaggaagaaaatgaaaccacCAGCTTGTCAGAAACAGTTGTAACTCACACACCTCATAGTCTGGATACAGTTGTCCTTTCTTTGGAAAACCAACTTGATATCCATAGTGAGCCTTCTGTTCAACTTCAGATTTGCAATTCTGAGCAACTGTCATGTAAATCACCCATAGGAGCAAATGTAAAAGAGGAAGAGATATTAAGTGACTCCGTGGTGCATTCTCCTACTACAGAGGTTGTAGAGGAGACTGTATCAGATACAGAACCCGACAATTTGATAACTGACAGCCTGCTGTcatcagcacagaaaatcaTCAGTTGTAGCCCAAATAAAAAGGGTCACATTAATGTCATAGTGGAGCGTTTGCCAGGTGCTGAAGAAAGTGTTTTACAAAAGCCATTTTTAATGAACACTGacattgaaacagaaaaaaaattgatctcAGAGGAGTCGTCTGTTACCTGTGAAGAACCTGATGAAGTTTATCATTCAGATGCAATTCAAGAAGTAATAATAGAATGGAATAACACCGAGAAGAAAGATAGTGAATTAAGTGctaataaaaatgtaacagCTGATGAAAATGTGCCTCCTACACGAAGGAGGACAAATTCAGAGTCTTTGCGACTGCACTCCTTAGCAGCAGAAGCTCTTGTTACAATGCCAATTAGAGCTGCAGAATTGACACGGTCCAGCCTCAGGGCTCTGACTGGAGAAGATGCTGTGGATGCAGGTGCAGGACAGGGCACTGATGGCCCATGCATGGCTCATTCTAAAGTGGTGTCCTCACTTAAGGATCCTTCAGAGGAGTTCAGTGGCTTAAACCAAAGTGAATGTGCAATAGTTGAGATAAAGAAAGAGAGACCAGAGTTATCAGCAGCACCAATTAAAATGGGCATCAGTATGTCACTGCTGACTGTCATTGAAAAACTGAAGGAGAGGACAGACCAGAACGCTTCTGACGATGACATCCTGAAAGAATTACAGGACAATGCCCAGTGCCAAAACACCAGTGACACAGCTGTGGCTGGGAGCAACCTGGTGGAGTTCATGCCCAGCGCCGAGCGGCCGTACCGCTGCCgcctctgccactacagcagcgGCAACAAGGGCTACATCAAGCAGCACCTGCGGGTGCACCGCCAGCGCCAGCCCTACCAGTGCCCCATCTGTGAGCACGTCGCTGGTGACAGCAAGGGCCTGGAGAGCCACATGATCAACCACTGCAAAGCTCGTATGTACCAGTGCAAGCAGTGCCAGGAGTCCTTCCACTACAAG AGCCAGCTGCGAAATCATGAAAGAGAACAACACAGTCTTCCAGATCTCTTCTCTACAGCTACAGCTAACAAACTAACAGTTTCCAATGAAGCAGATGATAGAGAAG GAGGCAAGTCTTCAGTTCAGAAGCTGTTCAGGTGTGATGTCTGTGACTACACAAGCACAACGTACGTGGGTGTCCGGAATCACCGCCGGATCCATAACTCGGATAAGCCATACAG ATGTCGCGTGTGTGACTTCGCCACCACAAATATGAATAGCTTGAAGTGCCACATGAGGCGGCACCCCCAGCAGCATCAGGCAGTGCAGCTCTTGGAACAGTACAA ATGTTCTCTCTGTGGATATGTATGTAGCCATCCTCCATCCTTGAAGTCCCACATGTGGAAACATGCAAGTGACCAAAATTATAACTATGAACAAGTGAACAAGGCAATTAATGATGCAATTTCACAAAGCAGTAG gcTTCAAGGACAGCTCACTGACAAAACCTTATTAGAAGGCACAGATGAAAGTACAGTACCTATACTAGGAAGTTCAGACAACTTGGTGTCTTTTACAGAGTCAATTAACCAGACTACAAATGAAATTTCAGGTtctgatgaaaatgaaaaacctAGCTTGATGAATACCTCATGCAGTTTAGAAAAGAACTCCACTCTACCCCATCTTGGCACAGAATACTGTGttcttctcttctgctgctgcatttgtgGTTTTGAGTCCACCAACAAAGAAAATCTGCTGGATCATATGAAAGAACATGAGGGTGAAATCATAAACATCATTCTAAACAAGGACCACAACACGGCTCAGAATACAAACTAG